The Flavobacterium commune genome contains a region encoding:
- a CDS encoding carboxypeptidase-like regulatory domain-containing protein: MDNQDKIINKIKSAAQKAEHQDFPGMDKVWARVEDKLDQKVLETKTKLWKKLAIAASLLLFISLGYQFFKKDSKNDAIIESTSIKVAVQKEKTLNDSIIPSDKIKPEATEILQKQLEKKNPVAVVENPTPKNDTKIIVSDKKAEESNIQADGIISQESNSILSVAPSAPVAAKSLTPVANEYKEKAAMFFSKTSPVKTISGVLTDAKDNMVIPGASIQIKGTKKVAFTDLEGKYTIDAEKGEILIFNMIGYKTKEAIVSNSDELNPKLSPASDALNEVVVVGYGTARKNQAKNAAPIAKYGTTKFYKTKKEQTVPQIKDALYVINGEAFDEVSLFGPNPTSPYAPLDKQKIESVQVLSKEEIYKYSNVISQRTYNGVVIITTENGIPLKR; this comes from the coding sequence ATGGACAATCAAGATAAAATAATTAACAAAATCAAAAGCGCTGCTCAAAAGGCAGAACACCAGGATTTTCCAGGAATGGATAAAGTTTGGGCGCGTGTAGAAGACAAGCTCGATCAAAAAGTACTGGAAACCAAAACCAAACTATGGAAAAAATTAGCCATAGCTGCTTCATTACTATTGTTTATTTCTTTGGGTTACCAATTTTTCAAAAAGGACTCTAAAAACGATGCTATTATCGAAAGTACTTCTATCAAAGTTGCCGTTCAAAAAGAAAAAACTTTGAATGATAGTATTATTCCGTCTGATAAAATCAAACCGGAAGCGACTGAAATTTTGCAAAAACAATTAGAAAAGAAAAATCCGGTTGCAGTAGTTGAAAATCCTACTCCAAAAAATGACACCAAAATAATTGTTTCTGATAAAAAGGCTGAAGAATCCAATATTCAGGCAGACGGAATCATCAGTCAGGAATCGAATAGTATTTTAAGTGTAGCTCCGTCAGCTCCTGTAGCGGCAAAAAGCCTTACACCAGTTGCCAATGAATACAAAGAAAAAGCAGCTATGTTTTTTTCAAAAACCAGCCCTGTAAAAACTATTTCAGGTGTTTTAACTGATGCAAAAGACAACATGGTTATTCCGGGAGCATCAATTCAAATCAAAGGAACCAAAAAAGTTGCCTTTACTGATTTGGAAGGAAAATATACGATAGATGCTGAAAAAGGGGAAATACTAATTTTTAACATGATAGGGTACAAAACTAAAGAAGCTATAGTTAGTAACTCGGATGAATTAAATCCTAAACTCTCCCCCGCCTCCGATGCTTTGAATGAAGTTGTTGTAGTGGGTTATGGAACAGCACGAAAAAATCAGGCAAAAAATGCAGCGCCAATAGCTAAATATGGGACAACCAAATTTTACAAGACTAAAAAAGAACAAACAGTTCCGCAAATAAAAGATGCTTTATATGTAATTAACGGAGAAGCATTCGACGAAGTTTCCTTATTTGGTCCCAATCCTACAAGCCCCTATGCCCCATTGGACAAACAAAAAATTGAAAGTGTTCAAGTTTTATCTAAGGAAGAAATTTATAAATACAGCAATGTAATTAGCCAGAGAACTTACAATGGAGTAGTAATTATTACCACTGAAAACGGAATTCCACTGAAGCGTTAA
- a CDS encoding RNA polymerase sigma factor, which produces MQRDAQRQVYEFLAPKLYASCKRYLKQEEEIEEALADAFYIIFTKLDQLKEIGAFEAWARKIAVNQCLATIKKKTNFNMYLDDVKTLSQAFTDEMTNLEEEDLLDLLNHIPVGCKTIFNLFVIEGYSHKEIASMLNISEGTSKSQLNASKTKLKELVNNLYYQKSN; this is translated from the coding sequence ATGCAACGCGATGCCCAGCGTCAGGTGTATGAGTTTTTGGCGCCTAAACTATACGCAAGTTGCAAGCGCTATTTAAAACAGGAAGAGGAAATTGAAGAAGCCTTGGCAGATGCTTTTTATATCATTTTTACCAAACTAGACCAATTAAAAGAAATTGGTGCTTTTGAAGCCTGGGCCCGGAAAATAGCTGTCAATCAATGTTTGGCAACTATTAAAAAGAAAACCAACTTCAATATGTATCTCGATGATGTCAAAACATTGTCGCAAGCTTTTACTGATGAGATGACGAATCTTGAAGAAGAAGATTTACTTGATTTACTCAATCATATTCCTGTGGGATGCAAGACTATTTTTAACCTCTTTGTCATTGAAGGCTACAGCCACAAAGAAATAGCCAGCATGCTTAACATTTCTGAAGGCACTTCAAAATCACAATTGAATGCTTCAAAAACAAAATTGAAGGAATTAGTAAATAATCTGTATTACCAAAAATCGAATTAG
- a CDS encoding DUF6929 family protein, with product MEKFTLELLCHIIGIGSASGLLYKDNSLFIVGDNSGFLYEYHLDSKDLKRHPLIENPTENIIKKDKPDFEALSYFQDTLYAFGSGSTAKRNSMVEFDLVQKKKIATNNLSELYAVMQNFASIKPEDFNIEGVIHDGENWYFLNRGNGISNKNTLFSLRAKKLNQEFTMLSNDYKLPKIKGVRSSFTDAVLVDAKIYFLATAEDTQSTYDDGEVLGSIIGRIDLETMKIDFTKKISDSHKFEGLTVFKKDNNKIEFLLCEDKDTEILETAIYKLSLNLK from the coding sequence ATGGAAAAATTCACACTCGAATTATTATGTCACATCATCGGAATTGGTTCTGCCTCAGGACTTCTTTATAAAGACAATTCCCTGTTTATTGTTGGCGACAACAGCGGTTTTTTATACGAATACCATCTTGATTCTAAAGATTTAAAACGTCATCCGTTAATAGAAAATCCAACCGAAAACATCATCAAAAAAGACAAACCTGACTTTGAAGCCCTAAGTTATTTTCAAGATACACTTTATGCTTTCGGCTCAGGTTCTACTGCAAAAAGGAATTCTATGGTCGAATTTGATTTGGTACAAAAAAAGAAAATTGCCACCAACAATCTATCCGAATTATACGCTGTAATGCAAAATTTCGCCTCCATAAAACCCGAAGATTTCAATATCGAAGGCGTTATTCACGATGGCGAAAACTGGTATTTCTTGAATCGGGGCAATGGAATTTCAAACAAAAACACGCTTTTTAGTCTTCGTGCCAAGAAACTGAATCAAGAATTCACCATGCTATCCAATGACTATAAACTCCCCAAAATTAAAGGAGTACGCAGCAGTTTTACCGATGCCGTTTTGGTTGATGCTAAAATTTATTTTTTGGCCACAGCCGAAGATACCCAATCCACTTATGACGATGGCGAAGTACTGGGAAGCATCATTGGAAGAATTGATTTGGAAACCATGAAAATTGATTTCACCAAAAAAATTAGTGACAGCCACAAATTTGAAGGACTGACCGTTTTTAAAAAAGACAATAATAAAATTGAATTTCTGCTTTGCGAAGACAAGGATACCGAAATTCTTGAAACCGCTATTTATAAATTATCTCTAAATCTTAAATAA
- a CDS encoding PPK2 family polyphosphate kinase: MKAINPDDFKVTKAISLSKIPTNLFNEASDDDKEEKLEKVQEKLSVLQDVMYAHNRYGVLICLQGMDTSGKDSLIREVFKEFNPRGVVVHSFKTPNSTELEHDYLWRHYLALPEKGKFAVFNRTHYENVLVTRVHPEYILNENLPGIEKLEDITPQFWENRFEQINNFEKHITQNGTIVLKFYFHLSKEEQRKRLLRRLENMEHHWKFSPGDLKEREHWDTYMQYYEEAINKTATEKAPWYIVPADDKEMARYIVAKIIWEEMQKLTDIQVPDLEEKVKANFTMYKEQLAKE, encoded by the coding sequence ATGAAGGCGATTAATCCAGATGATTTTAAAGTAACGAAGGCGATTAGTTTGTCTAAAATCCCAACGAATTTATTTAATGAGGCCAGTGATGATGATAAGGAAGAAAAGCTGGAAAAAGTTCAGGAGAAGTTAAGTGTATTGCAGGATGTGATGTATGCGCACAATCGCTACGGGGTTTTGATTTGTTTGCAAGGCATGGATACTTCGGGGAAAGACAGTTTGATTCGGGAGGTTTTTAAGGAATTTAATCCGCGTGGGGTGGTGGTGCATAGTTTTAAAACGCCTAATTCTACCGAACTGGAACACGATTATTTATGGAGACATTATTTGGCCTTGCCAGAAAAAGGGAAATTTGCGGTTTTTAACCGTACACATTATGAGAATGTTTTGGTTACCCGTGTGCATCCCGAATATATTTTGAATGAAAATTTGCCGGGAATTGAAAAACTGGAAGATATTACGCCTCAGTTTTGGGAGAATCGCTTTGAACAGATTAATAATTTCGAAAAACATATTACTCAAAATGGGACAATTGTATTGAAATTTTATTTTCATCTGAGTAAGGAAGAGCAACGTAAACGTTTGTTGCGCCGATTGGAAAATATGGAACACCATTGGAAATTCTCGCCCGGAGATTTAAAAGAGCGTGAACATTGGGACACTTATATGCAATATTACGAAGAAGCAATCAATAAAACGGCTACCGAAAAAGCACCTTGGTACATTGTTCCTGCCGATGACAAAGAAATGGCACGCTATATTGTAGCTAAAATTATTTGGGAAGAAATGCAGAAATTAACCGACATTCAAGTTCCTGATTTAGAAGAAAAAGTAAAAGCTAATTTTACGATGTATAAAGAGCAATTGGCTAAAGAATAA
- a CDS encoding 3-ketoacyl-ACP reductase, protein MTDLKNKNALITGAGKGIGKAVAIALAKEGVNIILVARTQEDIDSVALKIKSLRVKVLAITADVSDINSINAAVEKALAEFGTIDILINNAGIAAFGKFMELEPAAWERIIQVNLMGTYYTTRAVLPNMIERQTGDIINISSTAGLAGNALTSAYSASKFAVLGLTDSLMQEVRKHNIRVTALTPSTVATDMAKELNLTDGNPEKVMQSEDIAELIIAQLKLNRRVFIKNSSIWSTNP, encoded by the coding sequence ATGACCGACTTAAAAAATAAAAATGCCCTGATTACGGGCGCAGGAAAAGGAATTGGTAAAGCAGTCGCAATTGCTCTGGCTAAAGAAGGTGTAAACATCATTTTAGTAGCCCGAACACAAGAGGACATTGACAGCGTTGCACTAAAAATAAAATCTTTAAGAGTAAAAGTATTGGCTATAACTGCCGATGTTTCTGATATTAATTCCATTAATGCAGCTGTTGAAAAAGCCCTAGCCGAATTTGGAACTATTGATATTTTAATCAATAATGCCGGAATTGCCGCTTTTGGAAAATTCATGGAACTGGAACCTGCCGCTTGGGAACGCATCATTCAGGTTAACTTAATGGGAACCTATTATACTACGCGCGCCGTTTTACCTAACATGATCGAAAGACAAACGGGCGATATTATCAATATCTCTTCGACTGCGGGATTAGCAGGAAATGCTTTAACGAGTGCTTACAGTGCATCTAAATTTGCTGTTCTGGGATTGACTGATTCGCTTATGCAAGAAGTTCGCAAACACAACATTAGAGTTACGGCTTTAACGCCAAGTACCGTTGCCACTGATATGGCAAAAGAATTAAACTTAACCGATGGAAATCCGGAGAAAGTAATGCAATCGGAAGACATAGCCGAATTAATCATCGCCCAACTTAAACTCAACCGACGCGTATTTATCAAAAATAGCAGTATTTGGTCAACGAATCCCTAA
- the mtaB gene encoding tRNA (N(6)-L-threonylcarbamoyladenosine(37)-C(2))-methylthiotransferase MtaB has product MEKRKKVAFYTLGCKLNFSETSTIARNLQDEGFDRVDFEEVADMYVINTCSVTENADKQFKQVVRKAMKLNDKAFVAAVGCYAQLKPEELASVDGVDLVLGATEKFKLADYINDLSKNDMGEVHSCEIAEADFYVGSYSIGDRTRAFLKVQDGCDYKCTYCTIPLARGISRSDELQNVLKNAKEISAQNIKEIVLTGVNIGDYGKGEFGNKKHEHTFLELVQALDEVEGIERLRISSIEPNLLKNETIEFVSKSRTFVPHFHIPLQSGSNDILKLMKRRYLREVYTERVNKIREVMPHACIGVDVIVGFPGETDAHFLETYHFLNDLDISYLHVFTYSERDNTEAAEMEGVVPSNVRAKRSKMLRGLSVKKRRAFYESQLGTSRTVLFEGENKEGYIHGFTENYVKVKTPWNPELVNTLHQINLTKIDEDGSVRMEFAAALV; this is encoded by the coding sequence ATGGAAAAAAGAAAAAAGGTGGCCTTCTATACCTTAGGCTGTAAACTGAATTTTTCAGAAACTTCGACAATTGCCCGTAACTTACAGGACGAGGGTTTTGACCGTGTGGATTTTGAGGAAGTGGCGGATATGTATGTCATCAACACTTGCTCGGTTACCGAAAATGCTGATAAACAATTTAAACAAGTCGTGCGCAAAGCGATGAAGCTGAATGACAAAGCTTTTGTTGCTGCTGTAGGCTGTTATGCCCAATTGAAACCCGAAGAATTGGCGAGTGTTGATGGAGTGGATTTGGTTTTAGGCGCTACCGAGAAATTCAAATTAGCCGATTATATCAATGATTTGTCTAAAAATGACATGGGCGAAGTGCATTCCTGCGAGATTGCCGAAGCCGATTTTTATGTAGGCAGTTATTCTATAGGAGATCGTACCCGTGCTTTTTTGAAAGTTCAGGATGGCTGCGATTATAAATGTACTTATTGTACTATTCCGTTGGCTCGTGGGATTTCCCGTAGTGACGAATTGCAGAACGTATTGAAAAATGCAAAAGAGATTTCGGCGCAAAATATCAAAGAAATTGTTCTTACTGGAGTAAACATTGGGGATTACGGTAAGGGGGAATTTGGGAATAAAAAACACGAGCATACATTTCTGGAATTGGTTCAGGCTTTGGATGAGGTAGAAGGAATAGAGCGTTTGCGAATTTCATCTATCGAACCGAATTTATTGAAGAATGAAACGATTGAATTTGTTTCGAAAAGTAGAACTTTTGTACCGCATTTTCATATTCCGCTACAATCAGGAAGCAATGATATTTTGAAATTGATGAAGCGTCGCTATTTGCGAGAAGTCTATACCGAAAGAGTGAATAAAATTCGCGAAGTAATGCCTCACGCCTGTATTGGCGTGGATGTGATTGTAGGTTTTCCGGGAGAAACCGATGCCCATTTCTTAGAAACCTATCATTTTCTGAATGATTTGGATATTTCGTATTTACACGTTTTTACGTACTCAGAGCGTGATAATACCGAAGCTGCCGAAATGGAAGGAGTGGTTCCTTCGAATGTTCGTGCAAAGCGCAGCAAAATGCTCCGCGGATTATCGGTTAAAAAACGCCGTGCTTTTTACGAAAGTCAGTTAGGAACCAGTAGAACAGTTTTATTTGAAGGCGAAAATAAAGAAGGTTATATTCATGGTTTTACCGAGAATTACGTAAAAGTAAAAACGCCTTGGAATCCGGAATTAGTGAATACTTTGCACCAAATCAATTTGACTAAAATTGATGAAGACGGAAGTGTTCGAATGGAATTTGCTGCTGCTTTGGTTTAG
- a CDS encoding vWA domain-containing protein yields the protein MKSLKLISSALAMLFSILTFGQEITITGTVTDQTDGSVLPAVSVTIKGTKTTTLTDFNGNYSIQAQKGKILVCSYISYQTKEVKIGNSKVINISLQSNSSSLQEIVVMGYGNNHKGKLYSAKAVAYEKKNLNKVALNQHTRTTAMVMPAKAKAESITESLQIYGNTNPININPPLPNTPNQEDYETFVENQFETPKNAPLSTFSIDVDNASYTNIRRFINNGQAVPKDAVRIEEMMNFFKYNYPQPKENHPFSINTEYSDCPWNSKHKLLKIGLQGKNIPTESLPASNLVFLIDVSGSMSDPNKLPLLKQSMKILVNELRKEDKVSMVVYAGAAGMVLPPTSGDQKQTIIDALDNLNAGGSTAGGAGIELAYKTAIANFIKGGNNRVILATDGDFNVGTSSNKDMETLIEEKRKSGVFLTCLGYGMGNYKDSKMEILANKGNGNYAYIDNIQEANRFLGKEFKGSMFAIAKDVKIQIEFNPKHVQAYRLIGYENRKLRPEDFKNDAIDAGELGSGHTVTALYEIIPTGIDSDYSVADLKYTNTTINKESYSNELATIKFRYKKPDGDKSIEMIQTIANHSAQLATTSNDFKFSSAVAWFGLKLRDSKLVTDKESKSILKLAQQGLSNDKEGYRTEFVRLVEAVQ from the coding sequence ATGAAAAGTCTAAAACTTATTTCATCAGCCCTTGCTATGCTCTTTTCTATCCTAACTTTTGGACAGGAAATCACCATTACCGGAACAGTAACTGACCAGACTGATGGTTCAGTTCTTCCTGCTGTTTCTGTTACAATTAAAGGAACTAAAACAACTACTCTGACTGATTTTAACGGAAATTATTCCATTCAGGCTCAAAAAGGAAAAATATTAGTTTGTAGCTACATCAGTTATCAAACCAAAGAGGTAAAAATTGGAAACTCAAAAGTGATCAACATTAGTCTACAAAGTAATTCTTCATCCCTACAGGAGATTGTCGTTATGGGATATGGGAACAACCATAAAGGCAAACTTTACTCTGCTAAGGCTGTTGCTTATGAAAAAAAGAATTTAAACAAGGTTGCTTTGAACCAACATACGAGAACGACTGCAATGGTAATGCCTGCAAAAGCAAAAGCTGAATCAATTACCGAATCTCTTCAAATTTATGGGAATACAAATCCCATAAACATCAATCCTCCATTGCCAAACACGCCCAATCAGGAAGATTACGAAACTTTTGTTGAAAATCAGTTTGAAACTCCTAAAAACGCGCCTCTTTCTACCTTTTCTATCGATGTGGACAATGCTTCTTATACTAACATTCGTCGTTTTATCAATAACGGACAAGCCGTTCCTAAAGATGCCGTTCGAATCGAAGAAATGATGAACTTTTTCAAATATAATTACCCACAACCTAAAGAAAATCATCCTTTTTCTATTAATACGGAATACAGCGATTGTCCTTGGAACAGCAAACATAAATTATTAAAAATAGGATTGCAGGGCAAAAACATTCCAACCGAAAGTTTACCCGCTTCCAATTTGGTTTTCCTGATTGATGTGTCAGGTTCTATGAGCGATCCCAACAAACTCCCATTGCTCAAACAATCGATGAAAATTTTAGTGAACGAATTAAGAAAAGAAGACAAAGTTTCCATGGTGGTTTATGCAGGAGCAGCAGGAATGGTTTTGCCACCAACCTCCGGGGATCAAAAACAAACGATTATTGATGCTTTGGACAATCTGAATGCAGGAGGTAGTACTGCAGGAGGTGCCGGAATTGAATTGGCATACAAAACTGCTATTGCCAACTTTATCAAAGGAGGAAATAACCGTGTCATTCTGGCTACTGACGGCGATTTTAATGTAGGCACTTCATCAAACAAAGACATGGAAACCTTAATTGAAGAAAAACGAAAATCAGGTGTTTTCCTGACTTGTTTGGGTTACGGAATGGGAAATTATAAAGACAGTAAAATGGAGATTCTTGCCAATAAAGGAAATGGAAATTATGCATACATTGACAACATTCAGGAAGCCAATCGCTTTTTAGGAAAAGAATTCAAAGGTTCGATGTTTGCCATTGCCAAAGATGTTAAAATCCAAATTGAATTCAACCCAAAACATGTCCAAGCTTACCGCTTAATTGGTTACGAAAACCGAAAATTACGCCCAGAGGATTTTAAAAATGATGCCATTGATGCAGGTGAATTAGGAAGTGGACATACCGTTACCGCTTTATACGAAATCATCCCAACAGGCATTGACAGTGATTACAGCGTTGCCGATTTAAAATACACAAACACGACTATAAACAAAGAGTCTTATAGTAATGAATTAGCCACCATAAAATTCAGATATAAAAAACCCGATGGTGACAAAAGTATCGAAATGATTCAAACCATTGCCAACCATTCTGCTCAACTCGCCACTACTTCAAACGATTTTAAATTCAGTTCAGCTGTAGCCTGGTTTGGATTAAAACTAAGAGATTCCAAACTCGTAACCGACAAAGAATCAAAATCAATTTTAAAACTAGCCCAACAAGGACTTAGCAACGACAAAGAAGGTTACCGTACTGAATTTGTTCGATTAGTAGAAGCAGTGCAATAA
- a CDS encoding L,D-transpeptidase, protein MKPILFILSAVVGSVLFSCKENDKTVKEEKKVIKIERKKPKDVFYHFENTKEWLEKTANDSTQFHIVYAINRTDAQNLKKLDSIVVPNDSSGDLAYYLPFPLEIPYLEEIDKIIYFSYPTQTFGAYEHGQLVYTGPTNMGRKKDPTPTGLFFTNWKAEETISTFNDEWDLKWNFNIENKLGVGWHQYELPGYPASHSCLRLQEKDAKYLYDWADEWELKDDENVKVKGTPVIVFGAYEFDKPKPWYQLVSSPNSLNIAESEIKKWTQPHISVILKEQKKREAFQKKM, encoded by the coding sequence ATGAAGCCAATACTATTTATACTTAGTGCTGTTGTAGGTTCTGTTTTATTTTCTTGTAAAGAGAATGATAAAACAGTAAAAGAAGAAAAAAAAGTAATTAAAATTGAGCGCAAAAAACCAAAGGATGTTTTCTATCATTTTGAAAACACTAAAGAATGGTTAGAAAAAACGGCCAATGATAGTACACAATTTCATATTGTGTATGCTATTAATAGAACGGATGCCCAAAATCTTAAAAAATTAGATTCCATTGTAGTGCCCAATGACAGCTCGGGAGATTTAGCTTATTATTTGCCTTTTCCGCTAGAAATTCCTTATTTGGAAGAAATTGATAAAATCATTTACTTTTCATATCCAACACAAACATTTGGAGCTTATGAGCATGGCCAGTTGGTTTACACAGGACCAACAAATATGGGTAGAAAAAAGGATCCCACACCAACAGGATTGTTTTTTACCAATTGGAAAGCAGAGGAAACTATCAGTACTTTTAACGATGAGTGGGATTTAAAATGGAATTTTAATATTGAAAACAAACTAGGTGTAGGATGGCATCAATATGAATTACCAGGTTATCCAGCCTCACATTCTTGTTTGAGACTTCAGGAAAAAGATGCTAAATATCTGTATGATTGGGCTGATGAATGGGAACTTAAGGATGATGAAAACGTCAAAGTCAAAGGAACTCCTGTGATTGTTTTTGGAGCTTATGAATTTGACAAACCAAAACCTTGGTATCAGTTAGTTTCCAGTCCAAATAGTCTGAATATAGCTGAAAGTGAAATTAAAAAATGGACTCAGCCACATATTAGTGTGATTTTAAAAGAGCAAAAAAAGAGAGAAGCATTCCAAAAGAAAATGTAA
- a CDS encoding PhoX family protein, with protein MKKIILGLLLSTAFFSCENDKTESEVVLADQSETPVLLKKKEGFEKLELFSLITSDDVLPDTPNFVFGGSADGSGLLKNTDGTFTFLVNHEDNFAVSRVTLDKTFKPIAGEYLLNSNGGVWRLCSATMATPKEHGFGPLYLTSGESGEESRTHGVNPYGDVESNSVSKELPGLGRLSAENALPLKASAFPGKTIVILGDDDSGTNGGQVFMYVSNTVGDLMNGSLYMMKRNNDNQRETDMVVGKNYPVSFVKIDNHTTLTGAQINATVNTLKGLKFGRVEDLDYRKGEKAADREIYFNVTGQDRTGANADASRTKYGRVYQLDLDENNPLSGNLKVLLDGDDRNGIAKTFQNPDNICVTKNYVYVQEDSNGYGDETHDAYIYQYDIAKKTMKVVVELDHRRTETDAAKYNVGGSSRFGSWEYGALIDVSEQLGIDDTFMLCVQPHTWNGDKYKGVDGGTGRPNEKQASQVVLIKGLAR; from the coding sequence ATGAAAAAAATTATTTTAGGGCTACTTTTAAGTACAGCTTTTTTCTCGTGCGAGAATGACAAAACAGAGTCAGAGGTGGTTTTAGCCGATCAATCTGAAACACCGGTATTATTGAAGAAAAAAGAAGGTTTTGAAAAATTAGAGTTATTCTCTTTGATAACTTCTGATGATGTATTGCCTGATACTCCAAATTTTGTTTTCGGAGGATCAGCTGATGGTAGCGGATTGTTAAAAAACACCGATGGTACTTTTACCTTTTTAGTAAATCACGAAGACAATTTTGCCGTTTCAAGAGTGACTTTAGACAAAACTTTCAAACCGATTGCCGGAGAGTATTTGTTGAATTCTAATGGAGGAGTTTGGAGATTGTGTAGTGCAACAATGGCAACACCTAAAGAACATGGTTTTGGTCCGTTGTATTTAACTTCCGGAGAATCAGGAGAAGAGTCTCGCACACATGGTGTAAATCCTTATGGAGATGTGGAATCTAACAGTGTTTCTAAAGAATTGCCAGGTTTAGGACGTTTGAGTGCAGAGAATGCTTTACCATTAAAAGCTTCGGCTTTCCCGGGGAAAACTATTGTCATTCTTGGTGATGACGATTCAGGAACTAATGGAGGACAAGTATTTATGTATGTTTCTAATACAGTAGGGGATCTTATGAATGGTTCTTTGTATATGATGAAAAGAAACAACGATAATCAAAGAGAAACAGACATGGTTGTAGGTAAAAATTATCCAGTTTCATTTGTAAAAATTGACAATCATACAACTTTAACAGGGGCTCAAATCAATGCTACTGTAAATACTTTAAAAGGACTTAAGTTTGGTAGAGTAGAAGATTTGGATTATAGAAAAGGGGAAAAAGCAGCCGACAGAGAAATCTATTTTAATGTAACAGGACAAGATAGGACAGGTGCTAATGCTGATGCTTCGAGAACAAAATACGGTAGAGTGTACCAATTGGATTTAGATGAAAACAATCCATTATCAGGAAATTTAAAAGTATTACTTGATGGAGATGACCGTAACGGAATAGCTAAAACTTTCCAAAATCCGGATAACATTTGTGTAACTAAAAACTATGTATATGTTCAGGAAGATTCAAACGGTTATGGAGACGAAACGCATGACGCTTACATTTACCAATACGATATTGCTAAGAAAACCATGAAAGTAGTGGTGGAATTAGACCACCGTCGTACCGAAACAGATGCTGCTAAATACAATGTAGGAGGAAGTTCAAGATTTGGAAGTTGGGAATATGGCGCTTTAATTGATGTTTCTGAGCAATTAGGTATTGATGATACTTTTATGTTGTGCGTTCAACCACACACTTGGAATGGTGATAAATACAAAGGAGTTGATGGAGGAACAGGTCGTCCAAACGAAAAACAAGCCAGTCAGGTTGTATTAATCAAAGGATTAGCGAGATAA